From the genome of Longimicrobiaceae bacterium:
GAGCGAGGAGGCGTCCTCGTCGTCCGTGACCGCCTCTCCGGGCGAGACGCGGAGGAGCACCCGCGCGGCACCGGTGGGGATGACCATCCCGCCGCGGACGACGACCAGCTTCAGGGCGCGCAGCGGCCGCAGCACGCGGCCGTCCACTTCATCCGCGGCGACGGGCTTGCCGCGCGCGAGCAGCTCGCGCAGGAGCTGCTCCTGGTGGGGCTTGAGTGTGGGGTTCGCCATGGGAGACGGAAAACGGGAAAGTGTTTGCGTGATGCAAAGTTGACGGTCTCTACCCCACCTCCGCAAGAGCGTTCGCACTCTCGCACTCTCACACTCCCGCACTCCCCTATCTCGTCACCTTCCGCACGAACGCCGAGTCGGGGCGGGCACACTTCCCGTGCGCGTTGCACACCCAGCGCACCTCGTACGGCCTCACCCGCCCGAAGAGCGAGGCCAGGCTGGCCCGGCTTTGCTGGACGTCGCGGGTGAAGATCCGCTTGGCGCCCTGGAAGCCGGTCAGGTGGTTGTAGGCGATCGCGTCCCCTACGAGGAGCACGCTGCGGAAGAGATAGGCGGCGCTCCCTGCGGTGTGGCCGGGGAGGAGGAAGGCGCGCACGGTGTCCGCCCCGAAGGCGAAGGCGGTGTCCGCGCCGAAGGGGCGAACCTCCACCTCTCCCGGACGCGGCCCGCGGCGGCCGAAGACCCGTTCCGCCACGCGGGAGGGGAGGTCGCGGTGGCGCGCCTCTCCCACGAAGAGCGGTGCTTCCACCGCAGTGAGGTGGAACCGCGCGCCCCGCACCTCCCTCCAGGCGTTCACGTGGTCGCGGTGGCTGTGGGTCAGGAAGACCGCGCGCACCTCGTGCGGCGTCGCCCCCACCTGCCGCAGGACACGCCGCAGCCGCCTCCCCGCACCGGTCCAGCCCAGGTCGAACACTACCACGCCGCTGTCGGTGCGCGCCAGGTACACCAGGCTGCTCCAGGGGTGGGCGGTGGGGATGGCGAGCGAGCGCGGAGGGTCCTGCACCTGCCGCAGGTTGAGGGTGCAGGCGGCGAGCGGGAGCAGCGCGAGGAGGGGGAGGGCCCGGAGCTTCATCGACCGTGTGAGCGCGATCTACGCCGCATCTCGGATCCGCGGGGCAACGGGTCTACGTGGCTTCCTGCGCCCGCTCCCAGAGCGTGGCGCGCGCCTCCCAGAGGAAGGGGAAGAACAGCTCGCGGTGCTGGGCCGCCATGTCCAGGTAGCGGACGCCGGTAGTGTGGCCGGTCCCCACGTTGTCGGGGCCGATGGTGCGCTCGGCAGTGCGGGCGTGGATGAAGCGCCACACCTTCACCTCCTCGTCGAAGTCCAGCAGCGCCTCGGAGAGGAGCACCAGATCCGCGTGCGGGTTGTCCGCCGGGGATACCCGGTACGCGTCGGCCGGCTCCACGCCGCGCCGCGCGAACAGCTCCCGGCACGCGGAGGCCACCGAGGGCTCGTCCCACAGCTTCGCCAGGCGGTCCATCCACAGGTACGCCTGCGCCCCCGTCCCCGCCTCCTCGGAGAGCGGGCTCTCCAGGTGCATGCGGAACCGCTCCTCGCGCGCGCCGGCCAGGATCTCGATCTCGTGCCACTGCCAGCTCTCGGTTCCGCTGGCGGGGACGAGGTGCGCGCGGAAGGCGTAGAAGTCCGAGGGGGTCATCGTCTCCAGCACCCGCATCATCGGGGAGAGGAGGCGCGTGATGGCCGTGCAGCGGTGCGTCAGCCAGGTCGCCAGCCCCACGTCGTCGCGCTGCAGGGCGTCGATGATGCGGCGCAGGTCGAAGCGGAGCTGGGTGAACCACACCTCAAACGACTGGTGGGTCACCACGAACAGGTGCTCGTCCGGGTGGCGCAGCCGCTCCCCCTCGGGCTGGAGGCGGAGCAGCTCGTCCAGGCGCAGGTAGGTGCAGTAGTGCGTCTGGTCCGGGTCGCGGACAGCGTGCCCGCAGGGGAGGACGTGCTCCACGGCTCAGCCCGCGCCGCCGCCCGGGGCGCCCCCGCCGGGGATCCCCGGCTCGGTCATCTCGCGCACGTTCAGCACCTCGTCGAGCTGCGCGTCGGAAAGGAGCCCGCGGCGCTTCACCACCTCGCGCACCGACTCGGAGTTCTTCGCCGCTTCCTTGGCGACCGAGGCCGCCTCGTCGTACCCGACGTAGGCGTTCAGCGCGGTGGCGATGGACGGGTTCTTCTCCAGCAGCTCCCGGGCCCGCTCGCGGTTGGCCCCGATCCCCTCCACGGCGCGCCCGCGGAAGGCGTCGCAGGCGTTCGCCAGGATGTCGACGGACTGCAGCAGGGCGTTCGCCATCACCGGCATCATCACGTTCAGCTCGAAGTTGCCGTGCTGCCCGCCCACCGTGACGGCCGTGTGGTTCCCCATGACCTGCGCGCACACCATCATCAGCGCCTCGCTCATCACCGGGTTCACCTTCCCCGGCATGATGGAGGAGCCCGGCTGCACCGCGGGTAGGGTGATCTCGGCCAGGCCGGAGGTGGGGCCGCTCGCCAGCCAGCGTACGTCGTTGGCGATCTTCATCAGCGACACCGCCAGGGTGTTGAGCGCCCCGGAAGCGCTGACGAAGGCGTCCTTGGCGCCCTGCGCCTCGAAGTGGTTCTCCGCCTCGCGGAACTCCAGCCCGGTGTCGCGGCTGATGTGCTCGATGGCCCTGCGGGCGTAGTCCGGGTGCGCGTTGGTCCCCGTCCCGACGGCGGTGCCGCCCAGCGCCAGCTCGGCCAGCTCCTCCGAGGCGTTCCGGAGCCGGCGGATCCCGTGGTCCACCTGCGAGGCGTACCCGCCGAACTCCTGCCCCAGCCGGACCGGGGTGGCGTCCATCAGGTGGGTCCGCCCGCTCTTGACCACGTCGTCGAACTCGGCGGCCTTGGCCTGCAGCGCGTCGCGGAGCCGCTCCAGCGCGGGGATCAGGTCCTGGTGGATGGCGACGCGCGCCGAAACGTGCATGGCCGTGGGGATCACGTCGTTGGAGCTCTGCCCCATGTTGACGTGGTCGTTGGGGTGCACGCGCCCGCTCCCCAGGAGCGCGGTGGCCCGGGTGGCGATCACCTCGTTGGCGTTCATGTTGCTGGAGGTGCCGCTCCCCGTCTGGAAGATGTCCAGCACGAACTGCGCGTCCAGCGCCCCCTCGATCACCTCGTCGGCGGCGCGGGCGACGGCGTCCGCCACCGGCGCGTCCAGCCACCCCATCTCCTGGTTGGCCCGCGCGCACGCCTTCTTGATGGTGCCCAGGGCGTGGATGAAGCGGCGCGGGAAGCGGATCCCGCTGATGGGGAAGTTCTCGACCGCGCGCTGCGTCTGCGCGCCGTACAGCGCGCCGGCGGGGACCTGCATCTCCCCCAGGGAGTCGCGCTCGGTGCGGAAACCGGAGTTGCTATCCGTCATGGTGCCTCGGCTCGAGGGATGGGCGTATTCCGACATGCGGCGGTGCCGGAGGCTCCCGGCGCGGCGCTATAATGGCGGGGGGACGTACGGATTGCAAACGGCAGAGCGGGGCGGTGAAAGGTACCCTCCGGGCGCGAGTCGGCCTGTCCGCTACCGCCCCTCTCCCGGCGCGTCCTCCAGCAGCTCCTCCTGCTCCACCTCCAGCACCTCCAGCGCCTCCGCGGCGGCGTCCATTCCGGCACCGAACAGGAACACCGGGATCCCGGCGTCGCGCAGCGCCTCGGCGACGTCGATCCGGTCCTCGAAGGCGCAGACCAGCTGGTACTCCTCGCGGAGCGCGGCGACCGCGTCCGCCTTGAAGTAGCCCGCCGGGCGGCGCTCCCCCTCCGGGCGCATCACCAGCCGGTCGTAGTCGTCGAGCCCGTTGGCCTTGAGCCACCGTTCCGTCTTCTCCCGGGTGTAGTCCGGCCGTCCGGTGAGGAAGACGATGCGCGAGCCGTGCGCGCGCAGGGCCTGGAGGATCTCCATGGACGCGGCGATCGGAGCGTCCTGGTCGATGGCGTCGAAGTACGACTCCCAGTCCCGGGCGCGCCCCTGCTCCACCTCGACGAAGTGTGCGCGCGCCCGGTCGTCGGAGAGGGTGCCGTCCAGGTCCCAGATGACGGCCTTCGGCTTGTGCGGCGAGTGGTCGGGCATGACGGCAGAGTGCGTGAGTGCGAAAGTGCGTGAGTGCGTCAGGCAGGGGCCCGACGTTCACCTACCGCTTCGGCGGCTTGCTCGGCCGGACCTCCACCCGGGACGGGAGGGTGCGGCCGGGGAAGGCCAGCAGGTCCATCACGATCTTCGCGATGTCCTCCGGCTGGATCTTCCAGGCGTCCTCCTCGCTCGGGGTGTGGTCGTTGAAGTACGTCGCCACGCTCCCCGGCATGATGTAGTTGACCCGGATGTCGTGCTGCCGCACGTCCAGCATCAGCGCCTCCGAGAAGCCCACCAGCCCGAACTTGGATGCGTTGTACGCGGCCCCGCCCGCGAAGGGGTTCTTCCCGGCGAGCGAGGCGATGTTGATGATCCACCCGCCGCCGCGCCCGCGCATGTGCGGGACGGCCTCGTGGCAGCAGTAGTACACCCCGTTCAGGTTGGTCTCGATGACCTGCGCCCACTTCTCCGGGGGCAGCTCGTCCACCGGGGCGAAGGCGCCCACGCCGGCGTTGTTGATCAGCACGTCCACGCCCCCGAAGCGCTCCACCGTGGTGCCGATCATCCGTTTCACGTCGTCGTGGCGCCGCACGTCGCAGACGACGCCCACCACCTCGCCGCCGCCCCCCTCGTTCAGCCGCCGCGCCGCCTCCTGCACCTCGTCCTCGTGGCGGGCGGAGATCACCACGTTCGCCCCGGCGCCCGCGAGCGCCTCCGCGATGGCGTAGCCGATCCCCTTGCTTCCCCCCGTCACCACCGCCGCCTTGCCGCGCACCTGATCCGTCATGCCCCCTCCGCTGCCGTTCCTGCATCTGTCCGTCGCGAGCCGTTGGCTCGCTGCACCGCCCGTGCCAGCCACTCCGCACCGCGCCGCATCTGCAGGCCGTCCCGTGCAACCTGTCCCCTGCCGTTCTACTTCCGCACCGCCTCCCTTCCCTCCTCCGCCTCCTCCGGCGTGACCGGGAAGAAGACGGGCTCGAAGGCCATCCACAGCGTCCGGGAGAACGGGAGGAAGAAGATCGGCGCCAGTACCATCAGCACCGGCCCGCCGAACCGGAGGAAGGTCCAGGGCACGTCCGGCCAGGTGGCGACGGCGACGCCGACGAGGACCACGGCCAGCAGCCCCTCCGCGAAGGCGATGTTGAACACCATGGCGCCCAGCATGAAGTCGTCCTCGCCGCGGGCGGTGCGGATCCCGCAGACCGGGCACCTCTCGCGCATCCGGAACCACGACTCCACCACCCGCCCGCGTCCGCAGTGGGGGCAGCGCAACCGGGCCGCCCGCGCCACCCGCGTGCCGATCCCCGCGGGCCGCACCCCGCCGACGCTCGTGCTCTCCCCTTCCCGCATGCTGGCTCGCTCCCTCGTTTCCTGCCGGCACCGCGCCGGGCCCCGCAAGATCGCGCGCCCGGCGGACCCCCTGCAAGGCGGCACGCAAGATGCTCCCCGCTTGCCACACGGTCGGAGCGCCGATAATATGCCGCCCG
Proteins encoded in this window:
- a CDS encoding MBL fold metallo-hydrolase; the protein is MKLRALPLLALLPLAACTLNLRQVQDPPRSLAIPTAHPWSSLVYLARTDSGVVVFDLGWTGAGRRLRRVLRQVGATPHEVRAVFLTHSHRDHVNAWREVRGARFHLTAVEAPLFVGEARHRDLPSRVAERVFGRRGPRPGEVEVRPFGADTAFAFGADTVRAFLLPGHTAGSAAYLFRSVLLVGDAIAYNHLTGFQGAKRIFTRDVQQSRASLASLFGRVRPYEVRWVCNAHGKCARPDSAFVRKVTR
- a CDS encoding tryptophan 2,3-dioxygenase family protein, whose translation is MEHVLPCGHAVRDPDQTHYCTYLRLDELLRLQPEGERLRHPDEHLFVVTHQSFEVWFTQLRFDLRRIIDALQRDDVGLATWLTHRCTAITRLLSPMMRVLETMTPSDFYAFRAHLVPASGTESWQWHEIEILAGAREERFRMHLESPLSEEAGTGAQAYLWMDRLAKLWDEPSVASACRELFARRGVEPADAYRVSPADNPHADLVLLSEALLDFDEEVKVWRFIHARTAERTIGPDNVGTGHTTGVRYLDMAAQHRELFFPFLWEARATLWERAQEAT
- a CDS encoding class II fumarate hydratase codes for the protein MTDSNSGFRTERDSLGEMQVPAGALYGAQTQRAVENFPISGIRFPRRFIHALGTIKKACARANQEMGWLDAPVADAVARAADEVIEGALDAQFVLDIFQTGSGTSSNMNANEVIATRATALLGSGRVHPNDHVNMGQSSNDVIPTAMHVSARVAIHQDLIPALERLRDALQAKAAEFDDVVKSGRTHLMDATPVRLGQEFGGYASQVDHGIRRLRNASEELAELALGGTAVGTGTNAHPDYARRAIEHISRDTGLEFREAENHFEAQGAKDAFVSASGALNTLAVSLMKIANDVRWLASGPTSGLAEITLPAVQPGSSIMPGKVNPVMSEALMMVCAQVMGNHTAVTVGGQHGNFELNVMMPVMANALLQSVDILANACDAFRGRAVEGIGANRERARELLEKNPSIATALNAYVGYDEAASVAKEAAKNSESVREVVKRRGLLSDAQLDEVLNVREMTEPGIPGGGAPGGGAG
- a CDS encoding HAD family acid phosphatase yields the protein MPDHSPHKPKAVIWDLDGTLSDDRARAHFVEVEQGRARDWESYFDAIDQDAPIAASMEILQALRAHGSRIVFLTGRPDYTREKTERWLKANGLDDYDRLVMRPEGERRPAGYFKADAVAALREEYQLVCAFEDRIDVAEALRDAGIPVFLFGAGMDAAAEALEVLEVEQEELLEDAPGEGR
- a CDS encoding SDR family oxidoreductase, which codes for MTDQVRGKAAVVTGGSKGIGYAIAEALAGAGANVVISARHEDEVQEAARRLNEGGGGEVVGVVCDVRRHDDVKRMIGTTVERFGGVDVLINNAGVGAFAPVDELPPEKWAQVIETNLNGVYYCCHEAVPHMRGRGGGWIINIASLAGKNPFAGGAAYNASKFGLVGFSEALMLDVRQHDIRVNYIMPGSVATYFNDHTPSEEDAWKIQPEDIAKIVMDLLAFPGRTLPSRVEVRPSKPPKR
- a CDS encoding DUF983 domain-containing protein; this translates as MREGESTSVGGVRPAGIGTRVARAARLRCPHCGRGRVVESWFRMRERCPVCGIRTARGEDDFMLGAMVFNIAFAEGLLAVVLVGVAVATWPDVPWTFLRFGGPVLMVLAPIFFLPFSRTLWMAFEPVFFPVTPEEAEEGREAVRK